The sequence below is a genomic window from Deltaproteobacteria bacterium.
ACAGTTTATCCCGCCTCATCCCAGTGCAACAGGCATATTTTATGTTATTGAAGGTAGTGCTGAATTTACTATAGCAGGTGAAACAAAAGAGGTGAATGCAGGCTCTGTTGTCATCGCACCACATGGTGCTGAAAGAGGGATAAAGGCAAAAGGAAAACTTATAGCAATAGCGTTTCATGTAACTTAAAAACAGGCAAGTGGCAAGAGGCGATTGGCAATGGGCAAAACCTATAGCCTATTGCCTATAGCCTTTATTCAAACACAGGAGGTTTCAAAATGAGCGCTTTTTTAGGACCAATACACTACTGGCTTTTCAACAAAATCAAACTTGTTGAAGACAGGGAATCCGCTATAGTAAAGGCATTTTCAGAAAAATTCGGCGGTGATGTGAATGTAATTGCAAAAAATGCAAGGGAAAGATACGGTGAACCTGTTGGTGACACACCTATTGACCAGATGATAGGAGATTCACCAATACACGGCTTCCTGCATAACAGGATTACAGTTGCAGAAAGCCGCGAATCATTCATCCTTTCTGAATTTATCAAAAAATACAGCGGTGAAGCAAATAACCCGGCAATGGAAACAGCATACAAGCATGGGCTTGAAACAGGCAGGCATGCCCTTAAGGAATATGAAATAGAAAATGTAAATCCAGAATCAGCATATAAGGTGCTGCAAAACTTTTTCCTTGATGGAATGCCATGCGACCATGTAACAGAGGTTGACCAGCCTTCTGAAAAAGAACTTCATGGAAGACATACCGACTGCCTCCACAAATCATACTGGGACGAGGCAGGCATCTCAGGTAATTTTATGTGCGAATATCTTGCGAAATGGGTTGATGGTTTTATAGCAGGGCTCGGTAGTAGTGTAAAATATAACTATAGCCCATAGCCCACTAAATAGGTAGTCGCAGGCTTTAGCCTGCGCATTAACGCAACCTAAAGGTTGCGGCTACCTCATCTAACAAATTTACAAAGGAGTCAACATTGATTACACAATCTCAAGTATTAGAAGCATTAAGCAAGGTAATGGACCCTGAACTCGGCAAAGACCTTGTAACCCTTAACATGATAAAGGATATAAGGATAGAAGGGGGTGCTGTTTCGTTTCAACTTGTCCTTACAACCCCTGCATGTCCTTTAAAAAAGGAACTGACAGATAACAGCAGAAACGCTGTAATGGCGATACCCGGCGTAAAAACAGTAAACATTGAAACAAAGTCCAATGTCCCTGCGTCAAAGGGTCTGCCTGAAAGAGCCGCCATACCGGGCGTCAAAAATACGATTGCAGTAGCCAGCGGCAAAGGGGGTGTCGGCAAGTCAACTGTTGCAGTTAATCTGGCGCTGGCTCTTGCCAAAACAGGCGCAAAGGTTGGACTTCTGGATACAGATATTTATGGTCCAAGCATCCCGCTGATGATGGGTAAAAAGGAGCGGCTTCAGGCTACACCTGACGGCAAGATATTTCCGATTATAAATTATGATGTAAAGATGGTATCTGTTGGATTTATGCTGGATGACGAAACAGCGCTTATCTGGCGCGGACCAATGGTTATGCAGATAGTAAAGCAGTTTCTGGTGGATGTCATGTGGGGTGAAATTGACTACCTTGTTATTGATTTGCCGCCCGGAACCGGAGATGTGCAGTTGACCCTTGTCCAGACAATACCCTTAACAGGCGCTGTTGTTGTAACAACACCTCAGGATGTTGCACTTATGGACGCAAGAAGGGCGATAAAGATGTTCAATGAAGTGAAAGTGCCTGTCCTTGGCATAGTTGAGAATATGAGTTATTTTGTATGTCCTCACTGCAATGAGAAGACAGAGATATTCAGTCATGGCGGAGGCGAGAAGACAAGCCAGCGGTATAATGTCCCTCTCCTGGGACAGATACCGATTGACCCTGCTGTCAGGGAGGGCGGCGACACTGGCAAACCAATTGTTGTTGCAAATCCATCATCACCACAATCTCTGGCATTTATAAAGATTGCAGAGCAGGCTGCATCAAGGATAAGCATATTGGCACTAACCTAGATTAAAAATCAAATTTTAATAAATCCTAATTTCTAAATCCTAATTCCTAATAAAATGTCAAATGTAAAATAAAAGTATTGGAAATTTAGTCATTGGATATTTTATTAGAAATTAGACATTAGGGTT
It includes:
- a CDS encoding cupin domain-containing protein, producing MKPVNIEDFKQFSKEGFRPNILRIGARFKIPLICMEDGQFIPPHPSATGIFYVIEGSAEFTIAGETKEVNAGSVVIAPHGAERGIKAKGKLIAIAFHVT
- the apbC gene encoding iron-sulfur cluster carrier protein ApbC is translated as MITQSQVLEALSKVMDPELGKDLVTLNMIKDIRIEGGAVSFQLVLTTPACPLKKELTDNSRNAVMAIPGVKTVNIETKSNVPASKGLPERAAIPGVKNTIAVASGKGGVGKSTVAVNLALALAKTGAKVGLLDTDIYGPSIPLMMGKKERLQATPDGKIFPIINYDVKMVSVGFMLDDETALIWRGPMVMQIVKQFLVDVMWGEIDYLVIDLPPGTGDVQLTLVQTIPLTGAVVVTTPQDVALMDARRAIKMFNEVKVPVLGIVENMSYFVCPHCNEKTEIFSHGGGEKTSQRYNVPLLGQIPIDPAVREGGDTGKPIVVANPSSPQSLAFIKIAEQAASRISILALT